The genomic DNA TCCCTTTGAGACAGCTTTGCTAATCCGAAGTCCGAAATCTTAGGTTCAAATTCACCATCTAAGAGTATGTTTTCAGGTTTCACGTCACAATGAATAACCCATTCTAAGCACTCATGGTGAAGGTAGGCCAAACCTTTAGCTGTCCCTAAGGCAACTTTAAACCTCTCATTCCATCCAAGAACGTTACCCGAAAAGAGATGCTTGTCCAAAGACCCATTTTCTACGTACTCATAGACCAAAAGCCTATGTTTGGGTTCTAAACAAAATCCCCACATTCTCACAAGGTTCATGTGGTTGATCTTTCCAATTATGCTCACTTCTGCCCAGAAAACTTCCTCTGTTAGATAAGCATCTCCCAATTTCTTGACCGCCACCACCCTGTCATCCGCCAACACACCCTTAAATACAACCCCGGAAGCTCCTCTTCCCAGCTCTTCTTGGAAGTTCTTAGTTGCCTTCTTGAGCTCCATATAGCTGAACTTCCTGAAATGATTAGATAATACACGATATCCTTCTTCCACCATAGCTGGAATGCCACTTTTTCTAAAAAGAAACCACCAACCTGATACAAAGAAAAGCATTTCAATTGCACCAATAACTGAGGCAAATGAGTATAGATAAACCCATCTCACCCTTCTTCCTCTGGTTTCTAACGTAGAAGAAGTGCCTAAGCCTATCGTTATTGTGGTTTCACCTAACTTGCATGTATGATTAGTGCCATTGAGAACGACGACTTCTGATGTTTCTATACTCAAAGGGAGCTTTAAATACAAGACACCTGGGAAATTTGGAGACTTGTAGCCATTGAAAAGTTCAACTTTAGTGAAACATTTTCCGTCCCCTGTTAGCCTGTAGCTAAATGCATTACACTGGCAATCTTCCAAGCATCTCATCTTGCAAGATTCTAATGTTATGCCTGGACTGTAAGAGGAATCGAATCCATAATAGTCCACATATCGCATCTTCACGAATTTCACCTGCTGGGGGGACTTTGAAGAACAGATTCGACTGAACCTAGGCTTGCAACCTTTGTTCCAATTACTTGGATCGGCCATCTCATATCCAGGAGGGCATGAACATTTAGGTTCTGGTGTATAAACACAGATCCCATTCCTCCCACAAAGTCCATGCACCGAACAAAGTTGCCTAACAGCTTCCCATGTGATGGTCCATAATCCTGACACGATATTCAAGCTATAAAGCCTGAGGTTACCATCGTAATCCATGGTCAGCCTCCTTCTGATCCCAAAACCCGAGTCAGAACCATTGAAATTCAACCAATCACTTGATAAAAACCATCCCATTTCATCTAACATGGCGGTCCTAGTACTGTTAAAGTTGGTTCTCCCATTTCCAAACGAATCGAAATCAAGATTAGGCCAATACACGCTTGATATATCAGGCCCATCATATACCAATCTCAAGACATTATCCGTatcaaaaaaaaagttgaaaaatccAGTGCCATAATTTCCTCTCCCCAGTATGGAAATCAACTTCTTACTTTTGATAAAGCGTTGGTGAGGAAGAAGCGTATCTGTGGGGAAATCAAAGCTTTGCCAAACAACTTTACCAGATGAATCCTTAAGAACGAGATTTCCATTATCCAAAAGCTCTGCCCTTTCAACGTATGTGGTTCTGGTGTTGGCCTCCCACGTAATGGAGCCATCCACATCAGTGAGTACGAAGGCACCATCTCGATGAAGAGAAAGTTTAGAGCCCTTTCCATTGACGGGTTTGTCTCGGTTAGCCATCCAAGCAACCGTTTTGTCCTTGGAGTTGGTGAACCAGATTGAGAAGTAGTAAGCATTTTCACCAACACCATAAAAGCCACAGGTGAAGGTGTTGTCTGAAGATGTTAACAGGTCCGTGTCATCTTCCACTGACAGAGAAGACCCTGTATGCAGAAAATTCTTGGGGTTTCCTGAACTGGACGGAGAGAAACATATATAGATGAGTAAAACGAGAAAAAGAGTTGAACTCGAGGATGTTAAGGTTAGGGATCTCATGGCCGTCCGATTTAGTTTCAGAGCAGAACTAATGAGGTTGCTGCATTAAGATTGTTATGAAGCATGGATTTTTTATAATGTGACTGCCAAAGATATATAGAAATTTCTTCGTATTACGTTGCCCGAAAGGGAATGGAAAGTTAGGTAGGACACTAATCCAGCGTGATTGACTGTCATGTGTCTGAGTCTGGAAAGTCAATATTGGTCTTCTTTTCGTCACCAACCATTACCGAACCTTACCTTTGTTTTCTACAATATCCTCGTGCCCACCAAAAGCTAGCACGTTTTAACCTTGTTAAGGGTACATTATTTCGTTGATCCGTGAGATTGgttttaatgaaattaaaattagtGTTAATAGCTATGcgtaaacataaaatatatatatatattaattttagcaTCTTTTAGTATATGGGTCAATTATAAATTAATTCAGTtagtaatatttaattatttttatagtttattttagtaaagaaaaagaaaaattcgtttatttttatttatacttctaatttaaagtttaaatttgtattaattattttctattttatgtCTAACTactattgtcgaaaccatttttaatttgaaaaacggAAGTCGACTTAAAAataaatatggagtcgccaccgatcttttttcgaagtgtgatcggatcaccttaagattgatcattttaataaaacattttgattaattaaaacaatgattttgggtctacgaaattcgagaaaaatAGTTCAGGAatcagttacgcacgaggaaaggttagcaccctcgtaatacccaaaattggtacctaattgattaattaatgtcttaatgtcgaaaatttgaaaagatagaATATTGCAAACATAGAATATTACCTTTGTTTTTTAGAAATCTTTATCTCGAGATacaaaatgtcatatccagtgagttaggacacaacaccttgAATTCCTGAGAATTAAGCTTTTATTTGAAACTTATATATTTTGATTGAAAAAGGGTACTCGATTACTTAGATTCAACCAGGAAAAttggaacccagtaagttagggcacaatcttcTCGAAGATGCCAAATACCgagtattgccttattttgaaaacttttgaataaaaacGATATTAAAATACGACCTTTTAAGCGAATAAAATGCGATGGAATAATAATGTACAACGCAAAGTAATAATTCATAAACAAAATGTTATAATAATGAAtcacaaataacaaataaatacaaagtaagaaattctaaaataaaatataaaacaattctaacaaataatacataaaaaggatttaaaatGAATGTTATAAAAGCAatctaaagtatataaaataatttaaaaagatTAATATCCATtgaagataaaataatatataaaactctttaaaaataatatataaacaattcaaaatatataatgtgtaaaaaaggttaaaatacataatatatgaaaatattaaagtaaataatgtataaaaatttgaaatgagcgttatataaaaattcaaaatagataataacaaaaatgtaataaataaataaataaatagaatgttaataacaagagtaaaaacatatataagaaaaataataataaaataatattagtatataaatagaaatagaaatataataatagtagaaatataaatagataaataataatagtattagaataacAGAATAAATACAAatagaaacataataataatagcaataacatattaaattagttaatttgataataaaatagcgAAAAAAATTAAATCGAACCTTAAAGCAAAAATTTGGGGAAaagcaaaataaataaaaggaaatagaCCAATTTGAAAGTAtgaataacaaggagggaccaaaagggaaataatcccCATCCTCCAAAACGCACGGCTTCAAGGAGGACCAAAATGCagtcaaaataaattttagggcaaaaaaatgatgaaaacttaattgcaaaacaataaaaaagcggaagggctaaaagcaatTGGACGAATTTAGAAAAAGTCAAGAAgttgaaatgaaatggacaaaaTTATCACGTAatttaaagagaaaaaaaaaattcaattccaATAGAAATAGGAAAAGAGAGAATAATCCAGTTCCAAATTAAAGTAAGAATACCAAAGTCATTCCCCCCTTTTCAAAGAACAAAATATCACTATTTATATAtatggggtttactaaaaatagcctaactaatttaataataaaataaaataaaataaaataaaaataatatcttctTATTTTTAGCTTTTACCAAGTCAACAAAATTTGATAACTCATTGGCTTTTTCCATCTTTTTGATTTAGCCACATTTTAATaattgtctttcaatttggccctttttaGTTTGTTTTCGACCGATTGCATCCATTGACTCTATTTATTCGGTTATTATTTTTTGGGGGCCCAGGCCAAAATTAGCCTATTACAACTATAATATTATATGTGCCACATATAAATTATCGAAttgatgattttattatttttacataagAATTTGATAAATGGTTGATCTTGAAGGAAGTAATTTAATTATCaagtttaataatattaaataatttgattaacttcttaaattcaaaaacatacaaaatcaaattatgataaattaaaataaatgataaattaaaataaatgaacTAACTTCTAATTTCCATAAaataaagttataaaatttaaaattacacCACAACCAATTTCCACTTGTagctataaaattataaaactaaagtacatagatttttaaaaaaagaaaagtaaaagtCATGATGAAAGCAAGGTGCCATTTGACATTTTGGCGTCAtcctattttaaattaaaatattatttttataagtgaTACCTTCTGGAAAGTTGATGACACTATTTTTTATTGTTCAAAGCGATTCATTTTCGTAAATAATTTTCTTTCCATCtcatttttgtaattattttttcatattattattgtaaaaaaCCCTTATATGAGAAAACATAAATTACTTATTTTTACAATGTTTTAATATATgggttaataataaattaattcagTTAGCAATATttaaccactttcataacttattTTTAGCAAAGGGAGGAAAAATTTTTGCTTATTTTTAGAACTCTTATTTTTATAAgagttttatttatctttttaatttaaagtttaaatttatattaattattatttaatttatatctaattattttaatacatatgtaataaataattttttcttgTATTATTACATTATTAGCTAAACGATGCAAAATAAACCATGAACTCAACAAATTTAAATGGAAGCGTTaccatttttttaatataattaatcacaattaaaaaaaaaatcgaatcgagtcaaattaaaattaagcatgcaattaaTATTAAGGTTTGGATTCCAAACGagctaaaaaaaaatttaagatcaAAATTAGGTCTAAATTGAGAGATGGCGATAAAACATCAAGTCGAGATCGA from Gossypium arboreum isolate Shixiya-1 chromosome 9, ASM2569848v2, whole genome shotgun sequence includes the following:
- the LOC108455866 gene encoding putative receptor protein kinase ZmPK1 produces the protein MRSLTLTSSSSTLFLVLLIYICFSPSSSGNPKNFLHTGSSLSVEDDTDLLTSSDNTFTCGFYGVGENAYYFSIWFTNSKDKTVAWMANRDKPVNGKGSKLSLHRDGAFVLTDVDGSITWEANTRTTYVERAELLDNGNLVLKDSSGKVVWQSFDFPTDTLLPHQRFIKSKKLISILGRGNYGTGFFNFFFDTDNVLRLVYDGPDISSVYWPNLDFDSFGNGRTNFNSTRTAMLDEMGWFLSSDWLNFNGSDSGFGIRRRLTMDYDGNLRLYSLNIVSGLWTITWEAVRQLCSVHGLCGRNGICVYTPEPKCSCPPGYEMADPSNWNKGCKPRFSRICSSKSPQQVKFVKMRYVDYYGFDSSYSPGITLESCKMRCLEDCQCNAFSYRLTGDGKCFTKVELFNGYKSPNFPGVLYLKLPLSIETSEVVVLNGTNHTCKLGETTITIGLGTSSTLETRGRRVRWVYLYSFASVIGAIEMLFFVSGWWFLFRKSGIPAMVEEGYRVLSNHFRKFSYMELKKATKNFQEELGRGASGVVFKGVLADDRVVAVKKLGDAYLTEEVFWAEVSIIGKINHMNLVRMWGFCLEPKHRLLVYEYVENGSLDKHLFSGNVLGWNERFKVALGTAKGLAYLHHECLEWVIHCDVKPENILLDGEFEPKISDFGLAKLSQRDHNNSEMSRIRGTKGYMAPDWALNLPITAKVDVYSYGVVVLELVKGIRLSNWVAEDGDEQETELTRFIKVVKRKIQIEETAWVEDTVDTRLNGHFTRIQAKKMIEIGISCVDENRSKRPTMDSIVQALLECEDGLRILDQA